The DNA region TGGCGTCCAGCGAGGCGCTCAGCTCGGACGGCTGGATGGCTTCGCCGCCGCGGGTGTTGAGGATGGCCAGCGCCAGGTACTCGCGCATGCTCAGGCCGAAGGGCGCCACGACCTCCTCGATGCGGCGCTCCAGGTTGTAGACCGCGTGGAACAGCAGCCGCGTCGCCAGCGCCGGCTGGCGCGGCACCGAGGGCGAACCGCGGAAGTAGCGCTCCAGGCGGTCTTCGTAGCTGGGCATGGCGGCCTCCTATTGATTTCAAATGAAACTATACCATATGAAATCAATTGGCGTCGGACCGGGGCTGCGCGACGCCAGGCAAGCGATGCGCGACGACCGCGCCCCTTACAGTTGCGCGCCATGCATCCCAATCTGTACGCGCTGGGCGCGATCGCGCTGTGGGCTTCGCTCGCCACGCTGGGCGTGTCGCTGCGGCACGTGCCGCCCTTCCTGCTGACCGGCCTGGCGCTGGTGATCGGCAGCGTGCCGGCCTGGCCGCTGGTGAAGCAGTGGAAGGTGCCGCCGCGCACGCTGGCGCTGGGCATCTACGGGCTGTTCGGCTACCACTTCCTGCTGTTCATCGCGCTGCGCATCGCGCCGCCGGTGGAAGCGAACCTGGTCAACTACCTGTGGCCGCTGTTCATCGTGGTCCTGGCGCCGCTGTTCCTGCCCGGGCTGCAGCTGAAGCCCGCGCACGTGCTGGCGGCGCTGGCCGGCTTCGCGGGCGCCGCCGTTGCCATCCTCGGGGGCGGCGGAGCACAGGGCAAGTGGTCCTGGGGCTATCTGCCGGCGCTGGGCGCCGCGTTCATGTGGGCGAGCTACTCGCTCGGCACGCGGCGGGTCGCAGCCTTTCCGACGGCCGCCATCGGCCTGTTCGGGCTGGTCTCGGGCCTGCTCTCGCTGGCCTGCCACTGGTGGCTGGAGCCTGCGGTGGAACTGGCGCCGCGCGACTGGCTGCTGGTCGCGGTGATGGGCCTGGGGCCGCTGGGCGCCGCCTTCTTCCTCTGGGACAAGGCGCTGAAAGGCGGCGACGCGCGGCAGATCGGCATCCTGAGCTACATCACGCCGCTGGCGTCGACGACGCTGCTGGTGCTGGCGACGGGCCGCGGCTTCAGCGCCAGCATCGTGCTGGCCGCCGCGCTGATCATCGGCGCCGCCGTGCTGGGGACGCGCACGCGCGGGAGCTGAGCGCGCCGCTGTCCAGCGCAATAAGCGGCAGATGCCACGCTCTTTTCCGCGCAGCGCCCGCGCGCGTCCTGCGGAGAATCGGCGGATGGATCTCTCGCTGCCCCCTGCTTCGCCTGCTACCGCGGAAGGCTTCCTGCGCCGCCCCCTGCTGGATGCGCATGGCGCGCTGCAAGGCTACGAGCTGGCCAGCGCCGGCGGCCGGCAGACCGCGCGCGCGCTGCTGCAACAGGCCGACCTGCCGCAACTGGCGAAGCACCGCCTGCTGGTGCTGCCCGCCACGCCCGCCTGCCTCGATGACCTGCCGCTGGACCAGTTGCCGCCGGAGCACCTGGTGCTGCTGGTGGACACGCCGGCCGGCGACGATCCGGCCGAGATCGAGCGCCTGCTGCCCGTGCTGGCCGCCCTGCGCGCCCGCAAGGTGCGCCTGGCCTTCGGCATGACCGCGCTGAAGAAGGCGTATTCCGGCTGGCTGGGACTCGCGCACTACATCCGCGTCGACCTGGCGGCCCTGGCCCCGCAGCGCTTGGACATGGTGGTGAGCTTCATCACGCGGCAGACACCCGCAGAGGCCATCGCCACCGGCGTACACCACGCCGAACAGGTGGAGCAGCTGCGCGCCCTGGGCGTCACGCTGTTCCAGGGCGACTGGTTTTCGCGGCCCAGCGCCAAGGCCAAGGGCGTGATCCAGCCTTCGCAAGGCGTCCTCATCGAGATGATCAACCTGCTGCAGCGCGGCGCCGATGCCCACGAGATCGCACCACTGATCAAGCGCGACCCTTCGCTGTCCTTCAACCTGCTGCGCGTGATCAATGCGGCCAGCAACGGCTTCGCCTTCGAGGTGACTTCGCTGCAGCACGCCGTGATGTTGCTGGGGAACAAGCGCCTGCTGCGCTGGGCCGCCGCGCTGATGGCGCAGGCCCGCGCACCCGGCGCCGCGCCGGCGCTCGCGCCGGTGGCGCTGACGCGCGGCCGGCTGATGGAGCTGCTGGCGCGCGAACTGCTGTCGCCGCAGGACTGCGACAACGCCTTCGTCACCGGCGTGTTCTCGCTGCTGGATGCCTTGCTGGACATGCCGATGGCGGATGCCCTGGGTTCGCTGGCCCTGCCCGAGCCGGTGGCCGATGTGTTGTTGCGCGGCCAAGGCCTGCTGGCGCCCTTCCTGGTGCTGACGATCGCCTGCGAGAACCATGACGATGCCGCCTTCGCGCGTGCGGCCGAAGAACTGCACCTGACCGGCGCGCAGATCAACTGGGCCCACCTGCAGGCCCTGGCCTGGGCCGACGAAGTCTCGACCGGCTGGTAGCCGCGCTCAGGCCAGCAGGGCCAGCGCCGGATCTTCGGCGTCCACCACCTGCTGCGCCCAGGCGACC from Ramlibacter agri includes:
- a CDS encoding DMT family transporter, producing the protein MHPNLYALGAIALWASLATLGVSLRHVPPFLLTGLALVIGSVPAWPLVKQWKVPPRTLALGIYGLFGYHFLLFIALRIAPPVEANLVNYLWPLFIVVLAPLFLPGLQLKPAHVLAALAGFAGAAVAILGGGGAQGKWSWGYLPALGAAFMWASYSLGTRRVAAFPTAAIGLFGLVSGLLSLACHWWLEPAVELAPRDWLLVAVMGLGPLGAAFFLWDKALKGGDARQIGILSYITPLASTTLLVLATGRGFSASIVLAAALIIGAAVLGTRTRGS
- a CDS encoding EAL and HDOD domain-containing protein; this encodes MDLSLPPASPATAEGFLRRPLLDAHGALQGYELASAGGRQTARALLQQADLPQLAKHRLLVLPATPACLDDLPLDQLPPEHLVLLVDTPAGDDPAEIERLLPVLAALRARKVRLAFGMTALKKAYSGWLGLAHYIRVDLAALAPQRLDMVVSFITRQTPAEAIATGVHHAEQVEQLRALGVTLFQGDWFSRPSAKAKGVIQPSQGVLIEMINLLQRGADAHEIAPLIKRDPSLSFNLLRVINAASNGFAFEVTSLQHAVMLLGNKRLLRWAAALMAQARAPGAAPALAPVALTRGRLMELLARELLSPQDCDNAFVTGVFSLLDALLDMPMADALGSLALPEPVADVLLRGQGLLAPFLVLTIACENHDDAAFARAAEELHLTGAQINWAHLQALAWADEVSTGW